A single Entelurus aequoreus isolate RoL-2023_Sb linkage group LG11, RoL_Eaeq_v1.1, whole genome shotgun sequence DNA region contains:
- the lta gene encoding lymphotoxin-alpha isoform X4 yields the protein MEVPSSSNKNVLLQVWCGLLTVAMVVMAALLVTIKAKSNEDGLSLPTLTRADHFRPTGLSSSYIQLMKSSSSHPWVTGPPSCDPCTLTLRDDSIQSAKDGVYFLYVHVTFTKGLRSSKDKSVVLTRNATSGKSTRKLVEGTFPATTHGSVWVANMVRLQEGDSVSVNISGDFLTEETFWGAFELH from the exons ATGGAGGTTCCGTCATCGTCCAACAAGAACGTGCTGCTGCAGGTGTGGTGCGGTCTCCTCACCGTGGCCATGGTGGTCATGGCCGCGCTTCTTGTGACCATCAAAGCAAAATCCAACGAG GATGGACTTTCACTACCTACACTGACAAGGGCAGATCATTTCCGCCCAACAG GATTGTCCTCTTCATACATTCAGCTAATGAAAT CTTCCAGCAGTCACCCTTGGGTGACGGGCCCGCCCTCCTGCGACCCCTGCACCCTGACGCTGCGGGACGACTCCATCCAGAGTGCCAAGGACGGCGTCTACTTCCTGTACGTCCACGTCACCTTCACCAAAGGCCTCAGGAGCAGCAAAGACAAATCGGTGGTTTTGACGAGAAACGCCACGAGTGGTAAAAGCACCAGGAAATTGGTGGAGGGGACCTTCCCTGCCACGACCCACGGGTCCGTGTGGGTGGCAAACATGGTGCGACTCCAGGAGGGAGACAGCGTCAGCGTGAATATCAGTGGAGACTTCTTGACTGAGGAGACATTTTGGGGGGCCTTTGAGCTCCATTAG
- the lta gene encoding lymphotoxin-alpha isoform X3 — protein MFLDSESWGRQKNCQRICEKSTMEVPSSSNKNVLLQVWCGLLTVAMVVMAALLVTIKAKSNEDGLSLPTLTRADHFRPTGLSSSYIQLMKSSSSHPWVTGPPSCDPCTLTLRDDSIQSAKDGVYFLYVHVTFTKGLRSSKDKSVVLTRNATSGKSTRKLVEGTFPATTHGSVWVANMVRLQEGDSVSVNISGDFLTEETFWGAFELH, from the exons atgtttctggattctgagtcatggggaaggcaaaagaattgtcaacggatctgcgagaaaag CACAATGGAGGTTCCGTCATCGTCCAACAAGAACGTGCTGCTGCAGGTGTGGTGCGGTCTCCTCACCGTGGCCATGGTGGTCATGGCCGCGCTTCTTGTGACCATCAAAGCAAAATCCAACGAG GATGGACTTTCACTACCTACACTGACAAGGGCAGATCATTTCCGCCCAACAG GATTGTCCTCTTCATACATTCAGCTAATGAAAT CTTCCAGCAGTCACCCTTGGGTGACGGGCCCGCCCTCCTGCGACCCCTGCACCCTGACGCTGCGGGACGACTCCATCCAGAGTGCCAAGGACGGCGTCTACTTCCTGTACGTCCACGTCACCTTCACCAAAGGCCTCAGGAGCAGCAAAGACAAATCGGTGGTTTTGACGAGAAACGCCACGAGTGGTAAAAGCACCAGGAAATTGGTGGAGGGGACCTTCCCTGCCACGACCCACGGGTCCGTGTGGGTGGCAAACATGGTGCGACTCCAGGAGGGAGACAGCGTCAGCGTGAATATCAGTGGAGACTTCTTGACTGAGGAGACATTTTGGGGGGCCTTTGAGCTCCATTAG